A DNA window from Ostrea edulis chromosome 5, xbOstEdul1.1, whole genome shotgun sequence contains the following coding sequences:
- the LOC125649684 gene encoding calmodulin-like → MADQLTEEQIAEFKEAFSLFDKDGDGTITTKELGTVMRSLGQNPTEAELQDMINEVDADGNGTIDFPEFLTMMAKKMKDSDSEEELREAFRVFDKDGNGFISAAELRHVMTNLGEKLTDEEVDEMIREADLDGDGQVNYEEFVRMMTNK, encoded by the exons ATG GCCGATCAACTCACAGAAGAACAGATTGCTG AGTTCAAAGAGGCTTTCAGTCTTTTTGATAAAGACGGTGATGGAACCATTACAACAAAAGAATTGGGGACAGTGATGAGGTCACTGGGTCAGAATCCCACAGAAGCAGAACTTCAGGATATGATCAATGAAGTGGATGCTGATG GAAATGGAACCATTGATTTCCCAGAGTTTCTCACTATGATGGCCAAGAAAATGAAGGACTCTGATTCTGAGGAGGAACTTCGAGAAGCTTTCCGGGTATTTGACAAAGATGGAAATGGCTTCATCAGTGCAGCAGAGTTACGTCACGTGATGACAAACTTAGGTGAAAAATTAACTGATGAGGAAGTTGACGAGATGATCAGAGAAGCAGATTTGGACGGTGATGGACAAGTTAACTACGAAG agtTCGTAAGAATGATGACAAACAAGTAA